One window of Papaver somniferum cultivar HN1 chromosome 9, ASM357369v1, whole genome shotgun sequence genomic DNA carries:
- the LOC113312058 gene encoding uncharacterized protein LOC113312058: MDVDSEPTKEETILVGDDLMTGPPSPIIPQEIASHVLEGVETCDGILRNFFLCLQINDIEPFCQDEIVIYKQCVDKRDKILRQRLRESEHKLGISMSLDDAKDRATQLQSEVTSLERRLILVSGAKGMDGFRQRWSLHGRLEDTKKRLDSLKQGMEKRENKEETTSSTTTKKGWFS, from the exons ATGGATG TTGATTCAGAGCCAACAAAGGAGGAAACCATTTTGGTAGGTGATGATTTAATGACAGGACCACCATCACCTATCATACCTCAAGAAATTGCTTCTCATGTTCTTGAAGGTGTTGAAACTTGTGATGGGATTCTTAGGAATTTCTTCCTAT GTTTGCAAATCAATGATATTGAACCATTTTGCCAAGATGAGATTGTTATATACAAACAATGTGTCGATAAACGG GATAAGATACTGAGGCAACGGCTTCGAGAGAGTGAACATAAATTGGGTATTTCAATGTCATTAGATGATGCCAAAGATAGAGCTACTCAACTTCAATCAGAGGTCACATCATTGGAGAG GCGCTTAATTCTTGTAAGTGGAGCTAAAGGGATGGACGGGTTTCGCCAGAGATGGAGTTTGCATGGACGCCTTGAAGACACTAA AAAAAGATTAGACTCTTTAAAGCAGGGAATGGAGAAGAGAGAAAATAAGGAAGAGACAACAAGTTCAACCACCACTAAGAAAGGTTGGTTCTCTTGA